Within Cucumis melo cultivar AY chromosome 4, USDA_Cmelo_AY_1.0, whole genome shotgun sequence, the genomic segment tcttattattaaaGATTAAGAAAAGTTCTTTCATCCCCCAAATTCTAAGAACTTTACATAAATTTGATATTACCTTTTTCAGGTGGCCTAATTCTTCCATAACTTTTATGCTAACTAGCTAAGTATATGCCTTATAAGTTAATTATTAGTCACCTATAACACTTATctaaactaaaattgaaaaaagaaatcaaacagCAGAGACTACAGCATATGTCTAGCCTTTCTAAATATAATGCCAAACGGATATtatgaaatttttaaatataatcaACTAAAAAATTCTCATCAAACCCACGAAAATGAAAAGTTTGTCTTAACATATTATGAAATGGAAAATTTTACCATCGGAATTTGGAAAAGTAAAGCCATAGCAGTTTCAACCAAAAGGATGGGAAATTATTGGCTCTAAGGgaaatcctctttttctttttaatcttttcTTGTAAAGGATAAAAGAGAACACATTGCCTTAGCATTTATTTGGAAAGTTCCTgaattatatatgtgtgtgtatatatatgtattgtataatataaatatatttcttttgaaGTGATGTGAACACTACACCAACCAAAATGAGTGGTACATGCACAAGACCCTGTTTCTGAGATCAACTGATAGATGTTCCCTAGCATAATGTCTGGATCTGATTGATCATATTGTCCTGTTAGACCCCCCTCCTCctccatttttttctatatatgtaaagtttttttCTTATACACGTGTTCGCTTTCGGTAGGGTAAAAGAGTCATCTTTCGGTATTGGAAAGGGTCATCTTTTATACACATTATCTGATCCGAATTTAGATGAAATATGTTGAGGAGATCAAAAGGTTTTACTTTACTAATAGTCTTGATTTGGTCTAGAAGAGAATTGCATTCATTAGCTATAACATGAAGATTGGTTTCATTGAAGTTAAAGGTATTAAGAGATCGAACTTGGCTCGATTATGATAAGTTATGCTAGTTAATTGCATTCTTTAACaattattacaaatttattgttgttattgaaTGATAATCTAAATAGCTTTTAAGCAAATTAGAATGCTGTGTTTATCAATTTTTATAAGGTGTAATTAAAATATGAAGTCCGTCATTGTATTTTAGTCTCATTTGATCATTATAGTTCTAAGTTTAGTCTATATACTTTTAATAGATGTTAAAGTTAAGTTTCTAGCAAAGAGTGAAAAATGGTTTGATATTGATATTAAAGATTAATTGACATCTTTTACTAATACACATAAAACATAACAAAGCATCATCTATTAACCTCAAATGAATATCAATAGTAATAACTATAACTTTGTTTACCTatgaaaaattgtttaaaatagcaaatttaacaaaaatatttactaatcaagtatagtaatttttttttacttgattttttttttcttttagtggtTTTATTGATGAAGTTTTAcctattgtttattttattggtaTATGCATAAAAAATTTATCTTTGGTCCCTAGTTTAAAGGCACCTtttggaagggaaaaaaaataaattgtttctATTAGCCctcgttttatataatttttagatggatttaattataaaatttaatagaGAAAGTGCGATcttaaaagaattataattaaACATTTTAACTTTGATATAGCAGTCttgatttaaattaatataaatgtGTTACAAATAAGATGGTGTGAGACTGAGGCATGATGATTTTGCTTTCCATGTCTCAAAGGGAAgcttggtttttttttaaggCAATATGGGATGTTTCACCCTCTTTTTCAAAAAGCCTCAAAGGCATAAAAaagtttcttttaaaataataataaataaaaacaattatgAGTTTGAATTGACTCCAAAGCTCTCTTCTTCCATAGTTGTTTGGTGGATGTTTTGCTTTGAGCTCACAAGTAGTCATGTTGGTGCCCTCTCTCCTCTTTGCAATGCCTTTCACATCCCACTTTGAACCTTCTATACATATAAAACCAATAGTCCAAAAAAAGGAATATTaaagtattaaggattctaatAAAACTTGATTTACTATCACTAGACATGCCGCAAGGTTTGGTTtgtcaaaataattaattaaattaagtcCCTAAATTCTTTTATTGCTTTTAGCTTTCCTCCAACTTTGTCTCTTTATGGGATCGTTCGACTGAACGTTCATGAAAAATTGATTGTTTCATGCATGTGTCTTGGTTGTAGTAGAGATTTAATAGAAACATACTCTCGTGAgtcacttttttttcttcatgttGTTGATAGGACCAGATCTAATTAACTGGTTATATCGATTCCAATCAAATATGATCATAGTTTTAAGTTTAAACGTTGTAATGCGATCAATTTAGGAAGAGAGAAGGTTGTGAAACTCTACCAAGAAGCCAAGGTTACTTGCCAACTCTTAGCTATTTGTTAGAAGGGAATGAATGTTTGTTTAATAGGTTACGTTTATCCTTTAtcaaaataaatacaaaataaaaaatgtatgaTTTTATTAGATACCTTACATCTTAGACACACGTACATCGAatcatttacaaaatatataaaagtatagataataaaataaaaatataaaacaaacaaaGGTTGAGAAATTACGACttaattatttattctttttttatatattagtaGACAAAGAAACATCTATGTTAAAATATCACATTTTGATCCCTATATGTACGTTAAAATACCTATTTCACTTGTCTCTATACCTTAAAATATTCAAACTTTTTCTAATCATTTTAATAAACCTTAAATAATTTCCTATCGTGAGCCGTTATTTCTTTGtccaaatttatttaataataatatttttcacattaaaaaaaaagaagaagagaaaaatatgaatatatttttaaagtttataGATCTAGAGGAATGActaatagatattttctagaaaATAATGAACTAATAGTAGAGAACAAGACCGatgaaaaatacaaatattaaaaagggatagttgcaaatatagcaattatattcaaaataatgaagtatataacaacatttttaaaaaattgcaaatatagcaaaatctataaaaatctatcaatgataagaaTATATCACAGATAGATCATGTAACAAATGTTTGTCTATCTATcgctgataaaccataagagtctatcaatgatagaagtctatcaccgatagattttgctatatttgcaaattttttaaaatattgatacatacttaataattattctaaaaattgctacctattgtAATTACCGTATTAAAAAAGTACTTAAACCAAGATCTGATGGGCTTTGTCTGATGGGCCTTTCTATAAGGCCCATTCCCTTTCTTTCACACACATTTGAGTTCAAACTGGGCTGACTTCAATCATGTGTTCACAAATTTTCATTGAGCTTTGAATTCTCCCACGGGCGCGCTTCAGATCATTAAGAACTTCAATGATCCTTTCACTGATCACCGGCTTCAACTGCTCGCCGGTTTCTGATTTTTCCGGCGAGTCCACTGCAGCGATTGCAAGTGAATCGTCGACGGAATCAAATTCCTTTCCACAACTTCCGGTCTTCGTTTTTGAAGGTTCGTCGGAGTAAATTTTAGAAGCAGAGATGTTCGAGGCTGTAGAACCACGAGCATTTGGATTCTCTTCTTCCGAATGAGAAATTTCATTAATGCCCTTGGAGTTTCTTGGGAGAGGCGGAACTTCGATTAGGGTTTTCGGTTCATCTTCGTTGCAAATTTCCGACGAAATTGAAGCCTCTGAGTTCACCATCGTGGAAGAAAGGTTAAGTGATTCGAGCTTTTTCTTTAGTAATTGAAGCTTCTTTTCTGCTCTTGCTTTCATTTGAATCTGCTTTGTGATCTGCTTCTCTAATTCTGATGACTGCAACATGTTCGATAAAATGCTTGAAAGAAACACAATAGGGAAAATGGACGAAGTCCAATTTAAAACCTAAAGACAATTAGGGTAAGAATGAGGAGAGTTTTAGCATTGGTAATATACCCTTTTGTCCATGACCTCTGCCTCCTCTTTGGCAAGTAATGATGCGTGCCTCTCTGCTAGTAATCTCCTTCTTAGGCACTCCATTGTTTTAGAAACTTCACCACCTTCCACCATTTTGTTGCCACTGTCACACAAAACCGACGTCAAAATTTAGAAAGAGAGATAGATAGAACAGACCCATATCCAAGagtgaaagagagagagagagagagagagaaagagagagcgAGAGAGACCTCCATTTGATGTCCATCTTGGTATAGGGTGACATTTTCTTGGCGTTTGCACAATTGTCTGGATTACAATACAAATAGTCAGAAAAAGTGGAAAGATTAActcttttaacaattttttttttttttttttggtaaggAACTTTTTGGAAAAACTGTCTTCTTCAGATGCTGGAAATACTTTGCAAAAGTGGCAGCAGTTTGGTAATTATAATTCTGACCCAATTCATCCACCTCCATGTTTAAACCTTCTCGTTTATTAACATCTATTTATTGCTCTTTAAATATCAAACCCAACTCAACCTAGAATTTCAATCATAGACATTCATTCTTTCAATAATACCAGAAGGCAATGATGTATTAAATACTCTTCGTTGGCGTTGGCTCCTGTTTTTGGCCACAGCTTGGATTGAAAGGGAA encodes:
- the LOC103486426 gene encoding golgin candidate 5 is translated as MSPYTKMDIKWSGNKMVEGGEVSKTMECLRRRLLAERHASLLAKEEAEVMDKRSSELEKQITKQIQMKARAEKKLQLLKKKLESLNLSSTMVNSEASISSEICNEDEPKTLIEVPPLPRNSKGINEISHSEEENPNARGSTASNISASKIYSDEPSKTKTGSCGKEFDSVDDSLAIAAVDSPEKSETGEQLKPVISERIIEVLNDLKRARGRIQSSMKICEHMIEVSPV